One genomic region from Curtobacterium sp. 9128 encodes:
- a CDS encoding DUF5997 family protein, with product MAQEQTMKPETAAKKLGILLSAAPESFRDAPVTRTAFEELRTEPPTWLEELRRDGPHPRPVVAQKLGVSISGLGRSGIDEPLTTAQIKDLLVEKPEWLVQERATQAAVHAENARVKQDRAARAAAKQD from the coding sequence ATGGCGCAGGAACAGACGATGAAGCCCGAGACGGCTGCGAAGAAGCTCGGCATCCTGCTGTCGGCCGCTCCGGAGTCCTTCCGCGACGCGCCCGTCACGCGGACCGCCTTCGAGGAACTCCGGACCGAGCCGCCGACGTGGCTCGAGGAACTCCGTCGCGACGGCCCGCACCCGCGTCCCGTCGTCGCGCAGAAGCTCGGCGTGTCGATCTCCGGTCTCGGCCGCTCCGGCATCGACGAGCCGCTGACGACCGCGCAGATCAAGGACCTCCTCGTCGAGAAGCCCGAGTGGCTCGTGCAGGAGCGTGCGACGCAGGCCGCCGTGCACGCCGAGAACGCCCGCGTGAAGCAGGACCGCGCCGCGCGCGCAGCTGCGAAGCAGGACTGA
- a CDS encoding chaplin family protein, with protein MNKYVSRGLWFALFVGGLTVGGATAANAATTSGTDGTVSGTQVAPSIDAPVSAVGNALGVLGDAVSSAVPAPAAPAAPAAPAVDPASAAVPDPAPAAPSTSGSDGVGSGTQVVPDVSAPVDVTGNAISVGGDAASTAVPTAPAPAAAPAAAAPAQATPVAATPAPATPAAPSTSGSDGIASGTQVAGDVTAPVDVTGNAIAVGGDAASTSATATPAAPVPTPAPAAATTSGSDGIASGTQVAPAVELPITVSGNGIGLLGDGTSTGSTTGAAAPAGATSGGSTGGSTSGADGTVSGTQVAPLISIPVTVSGNGIAVVGDGTSTGSATTPAAGTPGSGSTGSTGTTGAPTTSGSDGIASGTQVTPAVSLPVTIAGNGIGLLGDGTSTTGTAPTGGTGTADGSATAGPVTDGSDGTASGTQVTPVVSLPITIGGNGIGLVGDGTSTGATTTVPAGGTATGTTGGTAGSTSGSDGVLSGTQIAPVVSLPITIGGNGIGLVGDGTSTGTTTVPGDGGTTPGDGTDPGDGTDPGDGTDPGDGTTPGGGTDPGDGGSTPGGVTTPIGDDGSGTTADAVTTVSTTGSGTAVSTAGVATVATTAARAATSWATQSGLAYTGASSQLVPAGIALMLLVGGAGTLVLRRRH; from the coding sequence ATGAACAAGTACGTCTCGAGAGGGCTGTGGTTCGCCCTCTTCGTCGGCGGGCTGACGGTCGGAGGGGCCACCGCGGCGAACGCGGCGACGACCTCCGGCACGGACGGCACCGTCTCAGGAACACAGGTGGCGCCGTCGATCGACGCGCCCGTCTCCGCCGTCGGCAACGCCCTCGGGGTGCTGGGCGACGCGGTGTCCTCGGCCGTCCCGGCTCCGGCCGCTCCGGCTGCTCCCGCCGCACCGGCCGTCGACCCTGCGTCGGCGGCGGTGCCGGATCCGGCTCCCGCGGCGCCGTCGACCTCCGGGTCGGACGGCGTCGGCTCGGGGACGCAGGTCGTACCGGACGTGAGCGCGCCCGTCGACGTGACGGGCAACGCGATCTCGGTCGGTGGCGACGCAGCGTCGACCGCCGTGCCGACCGCCCCTGCCCCCGCCGCGGCACCCGCTGCAGCGGCACCCGCGCAGGCGACTCCCGTGGCGGCGACTCCCGCTCCGGCGACTCCCGCGGCACCGTCGACCTCCGGGTCGGACGGGATCGCCTCGGGGACGCAGGTCGCGGGTGACGTGACCGCGCCGGTCGACGTGACCGGCAACGCGATCGCGGTCGGTGGCGACGCCGCGTCGACCTCGGCGACGGCAACACCCGCTGCTCCGGTTCCGACTCCGGCTCCCGCTGCGGCGACCACGTCGGGCTCGGACGGCATCGCCTCGGGGACGCAGGTCGCCCCCGCGGTGGAGCTGCCGATCACGGTGTCCGGGAACGGCATCGGTCTGCTCGGTGACGGGACCTCCACCGGCTCGACGACGGGTGCGGCGGCTCCGGCCGGCGCGACCTCCGGCGGATCGACCGGGGGATCGACCTCCGGCGCCGACGGGACCGTCTCCGGGACCCAGGTGGCACCGTTGATCTCGATCCCGGTGACGGTCTCCGGCAACGGGATCGCCGTCGTGGGAGACGGAACCTCCACCGGATCGGCGACCACCCCGGCTGCCGGTACTCCGGGTTCCGGCTCGACCGGCTCGACCGGCACGACGGGCGCCCCGACGACCTCCGGTTCCGACGGCATCGCGTCGGGGACGCAGGTGACACCGGCCGTTTCCCTGCCGGTGACCATCGCGGGCAACGGCATCGGTCTCCTCGGTGACGGCACCAGCACGACCGGCACCGCGCCGACCGGCGGAACGGGCACGGCTGACGGCAGCGCCACGGCCGGCCCGGTCACCGACGGCTCGGACGGCACCGCCTCGGGCACGCAGGTCACCCCGGTGGTCTCGCTCCCGATCACCATCGGCGGGAACGGCATCGGTCTCGTCGGCGACGGCACCAGCACCGGAGCCACGACGACCGTGCCGGCTGGCGGCACCGCGACCGGCACGACCGGTGGCACGGCCGGATCCACGTCGGGCTCGGACGGGGTCCTGTCCGGGACGCAGATCGCACCGGTGGTCTCGCTCCCGATCACCATCGGCGGGAACGGCATCGGCCTGGTCGGCGACGGCACCAGCACCGGGACCACGACGGTCCCCGGTGACGGCGGCACGACGCCCGGCGACGGCACCGACCCGGGTGACGGCACCGACCCCGGCGACGGCACGGACCCGGGTGACGGCACCACGCCCGGCGGCGGCACGGACCCGGGCGACGGCGGCTCGACGCCCGGCGGCGTCACGACCCCGATCGGCGATGACGGCTCGGGGACCACGGCCGACGCCGTGACCACCGTGTCGACGACCGGTTCGGGCACCGCGGTCTCCACCGCCGGTGTCGCGACGGTCGCCACCACGGCGGCCCGCGCAGCGACCTCCTGGGCGACCCAGTCCGGGCTCGCGTACACGGGAGCGTCCTCGCAGCTCGTACCAGCGGGGATCGCGCTGATGCTGCTCGTCGGGGGTGCCGGGACACTCGTCCTCCGACGCCGCCACTGA
- a CDS encoding GNAT family N-acetyltransferase: MTDTRLQTMPATSLPAWLDATMAEYVESRMQAGETREQAEANKQKSLDQWFPGGQPLAGHHVWDVLDGDDTVVGYLWIGPFEPGSADWWVFNVEIDEAHRRKGHARRALDLGHAVAKDEGATSIGLNVFGYNAGAKELYERLGYGVTAMQMKLPLT, translated from the coding sequence ATGACGGACACGCGCCTGCAGACGATGCCGGCCACGAGCCTCCCGGCCTGGCTGGACGCGACGATGGCGGAGTACGTCGAATCGCGCATGCAGGCCGGCGAGACCCGCGAGCAGGCCGAGGCCAACAAGCAGAAGTCGCTCGACCAGTGGTTCCCCGGTGGCCAGCCGCTCGCCGGGCACCACGTGTGGGACGTGCTCGACGGCGACGACACCGTCGTCGGGTACCTGTGGATCGGGCCGTTCGAGCCGGGCAGTGCCGACTGGTGGGTGTTCAACGTGGAGATCGACGAGGCGCACCGCCGGAAGGGCCACGCCCGCCGGGCGCTCGACCTCGGGCACGCCGTCGCGAAGGACGAGGGTGCGACGAGCATCGGGCTGAACGTGTTCGGCTACAACGCTGGCGCCAAGGAGCTCTACGAGCGGCTCGGGTACGGCGTCACCGCGATGCAGATGAAGCTGCCGCTCACCTGA
- a CDS encoding Lrp/AsnC family transcriptional regulator, protein MSDRPVRRPDPAPRLDEVDERILWTLAADARIPNNRLAAAVGIAPSTCLARVRALEDAGVIRGYRADVDVARLGFSIEAMVSVRVHAAARHELRDFAKRLLRVPVVLDVSFLAGDKDFLVHIACTSTEQLRDFVADELSGDPSVATTQTNIVFERLVADRERQGRSYDELRRWHA, encoded by the coding sequence GTGTCCGATCGCCCAGTCCGCCGACCCGACCCGGCCCCGCGCCTCGACGAGGTCGACGAGCGCATCCTCTGGACCCTCGCCGCCGATGCGCGGATCCCGAACAACCGGCTCGCCGCCGCGGTGGGCATCGCGCCGTCGACGTGTCTCGCGCGGGTCCGCGCCCTCGAGGACGCCGGGGTGATCCGCGGCTACCGGGCGGACGTCGACGTGGCGCGGCTCGGGTTCTCGATCGAGGCGATGGTCTCGGTCCGGGTGCACGCGGCAGCACGGCACGAGCTCCGGGACTTCGCGAAGCGCCTGCTCCGGGTGCCCGTCGTGCTCGACGTGTCGTTCCTCGCCGGGGACAAGGACTTCCTCGTGCACATCGCGTGCACGTCGACCGAACAGCTGCGGGACTTCGTCGCGGACGAGCTGAGCGGGGACCCGTCCGTCGCGACGACGCAGACGAACATCGTGTTCGAGCGCCTGGTCGCGGACCGGGAGCGCCAGGGGCGTTCGTACGACGAGCTCCGTCGCTGGCACGCCTGA
- a CDS encoding GNAT family N-acetyltransferase: MTSIFSAPTRNLDIVTLHEILRLRQDVFVVEQAAAYPDIDGRDLEPGTIQFWAGEGSVDATLRLLREPDGTERIGRVATAAAARGKGLGAELMEAAIAETRSPVVSIDAQEHLEQWYGRFGFVRSGDRFHEDGIPHIPMTRTR; this comes from the coding sequence ATGACCTCGATCTTCAGCGCCCCCACCCGTAACCTCGACATCGTCACGCTGCACGAGATCCTCCGGCTGCGCCAGGACGTCTTCGTCGTCGAGCAGGCCGCTGCCTACCCGGACATCGACGGCCGCGACCTCGAGCCGGGCACGATCCAGTTCTGGGCGGGCGAGGGCTCGGTCGACGCCACGCTGCGCCTGCTGCGCGAGCCCGACGGAACCGAGCGCATCGGTCGTGTGGCGACCGCGGCGGCCGCTCGGGGCAAGGGCCTCGGCGCGGAGCTCATGGAGGCCGCGATCGCCGAGACACGCTCCCCCGTCGTGTCGATCGACGCCCAGGAGCACCTCGAACAGTGGTACGGCCGGTTCGGGTTCGTCCGCTCCGGGGACCGGTTCCACGAGGACGGCATCCCGCACATCCCGATGACCCGCACGCGGTAG
- a CDS encoding LysR family transcriptional regulator substrate-binding protein has translation MTAALTIAFVPGVSPAKWARVWRDRFPSVELRLRPIGSSDVDAALADDVDMVFARMPVSDVHNAIPLWTETAVVATPKDSTLADSSEITQADLDAVHVIDAGPVPADVDGALDLVEANVGVVVLPQSLFRKASRKDLIARALVDSPGTRIALVWRDEDASELTEEFIGVVRGRTANSSRSQPDQPGGPDRAGDADARPSRGGSKATAGGKDAAGGKAKAKSPGGAKSGSGKGSNSGKAPKPGRGRMRGKPSRGSKGNR, from the coding sequence ATGACCGCGGCACTCACCATCGCCTTCGTGCCAGGGGTGTCCCCGGCCAAGTGGGCACGCGTGTGGCGTGATCGCTTCCCGTCCGTGGAGCTCCGGCTCCGTCCGATCGGCTCGTCCGACGTCGACGCGGCACTGGCCGACGACGTCGACATGGTCTTCGCCAGGATGCCCGTCTCGGACGTCCACAACGCGATCCCGCTCTGGACCGAGACCGCGGTCGTGGCGACACCGAAGGACTCCACGCTCGCGGACTCGTCCGAGATCACCCAGGCCGACCTCGACGCCGTGCACGTCATCGACGCCGGTCCGGTGCCGGCTGACGTCGACGGCGCGCTCGACCTCGTCGAGGCGAACGTCGGCGTCGTCGTCCTTCCACAGTCCCTCTTCCGCAAGGCCAGCCGCAAGGACCTCATCGCTCGCGCACTCGTCGACTCTCCCGGCACGCGGATCGCGCTCGTGTGGCGGGACGAGGACGCCTCGGAGCTCACCGAGGAGTTCATCGGCGTGGTCCGAGGGCGGACCGCCAACAGTTCCCGGAGCCAGCCGGACCAGCCGGGAGGCCCGGATCGCGCCGGCGACGCCGACGCACGTCCGTCCCGTGGCGGCTCCAAGGCCACTGCGGGTGGCAAGGACGCCGCCGGCGGCAAGGCCAAGGCGAAGTCGCCAGGCGGCGCCAAGTCCGGCAGCGGCAAGGGCTCGAACAGCGGCAAGGCCCCGAAGCCCGGTCGCGGGCGGATGCGGGGCAAACCCAGCCGTGGCTCGAAGGGCAACCGATGA
- a CDS encoding DJ-1/PfpI family protein has translation MTHEHPNPRVTPITPVDAVHVDVPVDVEVPASDPVEDDVTTPEHDPSEIRIAFLLFPDLTQLDLTGPAQVLSRVPGARIEYVAATLDPVPSDCGLSLVPTVTIADAAPADVLVVPGGDGAFDAMLDPEIVGFVRREAERATWVTSVCTGAFVLGAAGLLAGKRATTHWASKPMLAAFGATPVDERVVDDGSIVTAAGVSAGIDMALWFASELAGQPVAERIQLQIEYDPQPPFDAGSADRADARVVAEARAAAEESRGERVARAAAAVIR, from the coding sequence ATGACGCACGAGCACCCGAACCCCCGGGTCACGCCGATCACCCCCGTCGACGCGGTGCACGTCGACGTGCCGGTCGACGTCGAGGTCCCCGCCTCCGATCCCGTCGAGGACGACGTGACCACCCCGGAGCACGACCCGTCGGAGATCCGGATCGCGTTCCTGCTGTTCCCGGACCTCACACAGCTCGACCTCACCGGACCGGCGCAGGTCCTCAGTCGCGTGCCCGGCGCCCGGATCGAGTACGTCGCCGCCACGCTCGACCCGGTGCCGAGCGACTGCGGGCTGTCCCTCGTCCCCACCGTGACGATCGCCGACGCCGCTCCGGCGGACGTCCTCGTGGTCCCCGGTGGCGACGGTGCGTTCGACGCGATGCTCGACCCCGAGATCGTCGGGTTCGTCCGACGGGAGGCCGAACGCGCCACGTGGGTCACCTCGGTGTGCACCGGCGCGTTCGTCCTCGGTGCCGCCGGGCTCCTCGCCGGCAAGCGGGCGACGACGCACTGGGCCTCGAAGCCGATGCTCGCCGCGTTCGGCGCGACGCCGGTGGACGAACGGGTGGTCGACGACGGGTCGATCGTCACCGCGGCCGGGGTGAGCGCCGGCATCGACATGGCCCTGTGGTTCGCGTCCGAGCTCGCCGGTCAGCCGGTCGCCGAGCGCATCCAGCTGCAGATCGAGTACGACCCGCAGCCGCCCTTCGACGCCGGGTCGGCGGATCGGGCGGACGCGCGCGTCGTCGCCGAGGCGCGTGCAGCCGCCGAGGAGTCCCGCGGCGAACGCGTCGCACGGGCGGCAGCGGCCGTGATCAGGTGA
- a CDS encoding DNA-3-methyladenine glycosylase I — protein sequence MTDLVTGDDGLARPVWASTDPMLRDYYDTEWGMPVRDERGVFERLSLEAFQSGLSWRTILAKRPAFRAAFADFDADVVAGFGEADVARLMADAGIVRNRAKILATITNANATVALREDGGLADFVWSFRPDRTPEPITYADVPTKSDESLALSKALRKRGFAFVGPTTMYALMEALGIVDTHLVGSHRRGTSGVWA from the coding sequence GTGACTGATCTGGTGACCGGGGACGACGGACTCGCCCGCCCGGTGTGGGCCTCGACCGACCCGATGCTGCGCGACTACTACGACACCGAGTGGGGCATGCCCGTGCGGGACGAGCGCGGCGTGTTCGAGCGGCTCTCGCTCGAGGCGTTCCAGTCCGGCCTCTCGTGGCGCACGATCCTCGCGAAGCGACCGGCGTTCCGCGCCGCCTTCGCGGACTTCGACGCCGACGTGGTCGCGGGCTTCGGTGAAGCGGACGTCGCCCGACTGATGGCGGACGCCGGCATCGTCCGGAACCGGGCGAAGATCCTCGCGACGATCACCAACGCGAACGCCACGGTGGCTCTGCGGGAGGACGGCGGACTGGCGGACTTCGTGTGGTCCTTCCGCCCCGACCGGACTCCGGAGCCGATCACGTACGCCGACGTCCCCACGAAGAGCGACGAGTCGCTCGCACTGTCGAAGGCGCTGCGGAAGCGCGGGTTCGCCTTCGTCGGTCCGACGACGATGTACGCGCTGATGGAGGCGCTCGGCATCGTCGACACGCACCTGGTCGGCAGTCACCGGCGGGGCACCTCGGGCGTCTGGGCCTGA
- a CDS encoding alpha/beta hydrolase-fold protein, with protein sequence MFNELLRVPIVRPDVLIPVDVVAAVLTVWALVGPFRRSSRAGGRGRRLLVRVAALVVGAAVGLVLVWWLGDVQDEFGVAFTPVTRMWIAFACAAVAMCLVVLVQGGWGRRTVAVAAAAAVLLASGLGVNVDFGAYRTIQQAITTNPYPSGSLGHQHAVAAGTPVVDAARWTAPTNMPKSGRTLSVRIPATVSHFRARKAVVWLPPAAQTADPPTLPVLIALSGQPGQPSDMFQTGNLGGYLDRYAAAHHGLAPIVVSPDQLGAPNRNPMCVDSRRLGRSATYVMTDTVRWITDHLDVASTPDAWGITGFSQGATCAMQFSTEHPGVFGTALAISSELTVKNGSLANTVRVGFGGSRAAYEAAAPIATMRRDAPYHDHLTVFGFGQDDAPYRASTTALRDAAVQAGMQTSVIVSPGSAHDWNTVRYVLANGLPAVVAHLGLPSMRGAL encoded by the coding sequence GTGTTCAACGAACTGCTCCGCGTGCCGATCGTCCGGCCCGACGTCCTCATCCCGGTCGACGTCGTGGCAGCGGTGCTGACCGTCTGGGCGCTGGTCGGTCCGTTCCGTCGCAGCTCGCGCGCGGGCGGTCGAGGACGTCGGCTGCTCGTCCGCGTCGCGGCGCTCGTGGTGGGTGCTGCGGTCGGGCTCGTCCTCGTGTGGTGGCTCGGTGACGTGCAGGACGAGTTCGGCGTCGCGTTCACGCCGGTCACCCGGATGTGGATCGCATTCGCGTGCGCTGCCGTCGCGATGTGCCTCGTCGTCCTGGTGCAGGGCGGCTGGGGGCGTCGCACCGTCGCGGTCGCCGCAGCTGCCGCCGTCCTGCTGGCGTCCGGGCTCGGCGTGAACGTCGACTTCGGCGCCTACCGGACGATCCAGCAGGCGATCACCACCAACCCCTACCCGTCGGGTTCGCTCGGTCACCAGCACGCGGTGGCTGCCGGGACCCCGGTCGTCGATGCAGCACGGTGGACCGCCCCCACGAACATGCCGAAGTCCGGACGGACACTGTCGGTGCGGATCCCCGCGACGGTCTCGCACTTCCGGGCACGGAAGGCGGTCGTCTGGCTCCCGCCAGCCGCGCAGACGGCGGACCCGCCGACCCTCCCGGTCCTGATCGCGCTGTCCGGGCAGCCGGGTCAGCCGTCCGACATGTTCCAGACCGGGAACCTCGGTGGCTACCTCGACCGCTACGCAGCGGCGCACCACGGTCTGGCACCGATCGTCGTCTCGCCCGACCAGCTCGGGGCGCCGAACCGGAACCCGATGTGCGTCGACTCGCGCCGCCTGGGGCGGAGCGCGACGTACGTGATGACGGACACGGTCCGCTGGATCACGGACCACCTGGACGTGGCGTCGACACCCGACGCGTGGGGCATCACCGGTTTCTCCCAGGGCGCGACCTGCGCGATGCAGTTCTCCACCGAGCACCCCGGGGTGTTCGGTACGGCGCTCGCCATCTCGAGTGAGCTCACGGTGAAGAACGGGTCGCTCGCGAACACTGTCCGCGTCGGCTTCGGGGGTTCCCGGGCGGCCTACGAGGCCGCGGCGCCGATCGCCACCATGCGTCGCGATGCTCCGTACCACGACCACCTCACCGTCTTCGGGTTCGGGCAGGACGACGCTCCGTACCGTGCGTCGACCACCGCGCTCCGCGACGCCGCGGTGCAGGCGGGCATGCAGACGTCGGTCATCGTCTCGCCCGGATCGGCGCACGACTGGAACACCGTGCGGTACGTCCTCGCGAACGGGCTGCCGGCAGTGGTCGCGCACCTCGGGCTGCCGTCGATGCGAGGGGCGCTGTGA